One Massilia sp. 9096 genomic window carries:
- a CDS encoding IS5 family transposase, protein MATKHPLDGTEPSSNVGGRPPALKPEHIAILHDIVTERAQASLHEIADELHRRCGLRVCDATIRRVLRAQGIVRLKPARRAHTERAEGAKRYGYTAVHRRKDISPYSTNLTDAEWELVADLFERLPGKRGTPVHYSRRDLVNACSYVLRTGCAWRLLPETFPPWQAVYKAFSRWVEAGVFEQMQDRLREQWRARMGRASTPAAAVIDAQSTRASPQGGESGFDAGKKVKGRKRNLVVDTMGLLIAVTVTAASVQDRDAAAAVVAQACAKSPRLEKLYTDGAYGGKCAHDIEQAHHIRVEVVRRPGNSTIGTLHDPKTTSEPTAVINSGFTILPKRWVVERTHAWTERWRRTVMHHDRKLAVSAAWVWLAEARMLLSRLAYQG, encoded by the coding sequence ATGGCAACGAAACATCCACTCGACGGTACTGAGCCCTCAAGCAACGTTGGCGGCAGGCCGCCGGCGTTGAAGCCTGAGCATATCGCGATTTTGCACGACATCGTGACGGAGCGCGCCCAAGCCAGTTTGCATGAAATCGCCGACGAGCTGCATCGCCGCTGTGGGTTACGCGTTTGCGATGCAACGATTCGACGCGTGCTGCGTGCGCAAGGCATCGTACGGCTCAAGCCAGCGCGCCGCGCGCATACGGAGCGAGCTGAGGGCGCCAAACGGTATGGCTACACGGCAGTGCACCGACGCAAGGATATTTCCCCATACAGCACCAATCTGACAGATGCCGAGTGGGAGCTGGTCGCTGATTTGTTCGAGCGATTACCAGGAAAACGAGGCACGCCTGTGCATTACAGCCGCCGCGATCTGGTAAATGCGTGCTCGTATGTACTGCGCACGGGTTGCGCCTGGCGGCTGTTACCCGAGACGTTTCCACCTTGGCAGGCGGTCTACAAGGCATTTTCGCGCTGGGTCGAAGCCGGCGTATTCGAGCAGATGCAGGACCGGCTGCGCGAACAATGGCGTGCACGAATGGGACGCGCGAGTACGCCGGCCGCAGCAGTGATCGATGCACAGTCCACTCGCGCGTCGCCACAAGGTGGCGAAAGCGGATTCGATGCAGGCAAGAAGGTCAAAGGACGAAAGCGCAATCTCGTCGTCGATACAATGGGGCTGCTCATCGCAGTCACGGTGACCGCCGCGAGCGTGCAGGACCGAGATGCTGCCGCAGCCGTGGTTGCGCAAGCGTGCGCCAAGAGCCCTCGGCTCGAAAAGCTTTACACCGACGGCGCGTACGGTGGGAAGTGCGCCCATGATATCGAGCAGGCGCATCATATTCGTGTCGAAGTCGTTCGTCGTCCAGGTAACAGCACGATCGGAACGCTGCACGATCCCAAGACGACATCTGAGCCAACTGCTGTTATCAACTCAGGATTCACGATCCTGCCCAAACGCTGGGTCGTTGAACGAACCCACGCTTGGACCGAACGCTGGCGCCGCACAGTGATGCATCACGACCGCAAACTCGCGGTATCAGCGGCTTGGGTTTGGCTGGCCGAGGCACGTATGCTACTCAGCAGGCTCGCTTATCAAGGTTGA
- a CDS encoding MBL fold metallo-hydrolase, which produces MNQPTASPEVSSTPTGALRRPDGRFRNVIPRQPMGLKKTLGLMRRMFFDKPKTTVPDRPLPLHALTRAELEAAPDASLWRLGHSTMLLKLDGRFWLTDPVFSEYASPFQFIGPKRFHAPPIAIEDLPPLAGVILSHDHYDHLDHASILRLKDRAQVFVTPLGVGDRLIGWGVDANKVRQLDWWQSTEAGGLRLTAGPARHFSGRTPRDEDTTLWVSWIIHARSADTTLNIFFSGDTGYHAGFKEVGERYGPFDVTLIENGAYNTDWPEVHMQPEETLQAHLDVRGRWLVPIHNGTFDLAFHPWYEPFERIAALAHTQGVELATPMMGERLSLAQPQAGGAWWRQAMPAHSAP; this is translated from the coding sequence ATGAACCAGCCGACCGCATCGCCTGAAGTCTCGTCGACGCCGACCGGGGCCCTGCGCCGCCCCGACGGGCGCTTCCGCAACGTGATCCCGCGCCAACCCATGGGTCTGAAGAAGACGCTTGGCCTCATGCGGCGCATGTTCTTCGACAAGCCCAAGACCACGGTGCCGGACCGCCCGCTGCCGCTGCATGCATTGACCCGCGCCGAACTCGAGGCGGCGCCGGACGCCAGCCTGTGGCGCCTCGGCCATTCGACCATGCTGCTCAAGCTGGACGGACGCTTCTGGCTGACCGACCCGGTGTTCTCGGAATATGCGTCGCCGTTCCAGTTCATCGGACCGAAGCGCTTCCATGCGCCGCCGATCGCCATCGAGGATCTGCCGCCGCTGGCCGGCGTGATCCTGTCGCACGACCATTACGACCACCTCGACCACGCCAGCATCCTGCGCCTGAAGGACAGGGCGCAGGTGTTCGTCACGCCGCTGGGCGTCGGCGACCGTCTGATCGGCTGGGGCGTCGATGCGAATAAAGTGCGCCAGCTCGACTGGTGGCAGTCGACCGAAGCCGGCGGCCTGCGCCTGACCGCCGGCCCGGCGCGCCATTTCTCCGGCCGCACCCCGCGCGACGAGGACACCACGCTGTGGGTGTCGTGGATCATCCACGCGCGCAGTGCGGACACCACGCTGAACATCTTCTTCAGCGGCGATACCGGCTACCACGCCGGCTTCAAGGAAGTCGGCGAGCGCTACGGCCCGTTCGACGTCACGCTGATCGAGAACGGCGCCTATAACACCGATTGGCCCGAGGTCCACATGCAGCCCGAGGAAACGCTGCAGGCCCACCTCGACGTGCGCGGCCGCTGGCTGGTGCCGATCCACAACGGCACCTTCGACCTGGCTTTCCATCCCTGGTACGAGCCTTTCGAGCGCATCGCGGCGCTGGCGCACACGCAGGGCGTCGAGCTGGCCACGCCGATGATGGGCGAGCGCTTGTCGCTGGCGCAGCCGCAGGCCGGCGGCGCGTGGTGGCGCCAGGCGATGCCGGCGCACAGCGCGCCCTGA